The Cytobacillus oceanisediminis genomic interval ACCACTCATCATGCATGGACCTTTTACGATGATTTCACCCGTTTCCCCTGCCGGCACCACATCATCAGGATCTGAAGGACCATTTTCATTCGGCCTTACAATCCTAATCTCATGGTTTAAACAGGCCTGTCCTGCAGACCCTGCTTTCCGGATTTGATCATTTTCAGATAAAAACGTAATGGCAGGCCCCATCTCAGTCATTCCATATGCCTGTACGAGGGAAATGCCTAATTTCTCCCGGCATGCATAAACAAGTGCAGGAGCCATTGGAGCTGCTCCATATAGTCCCATCTTCAGGCTTTGCAGATTATAATGGCTTAAGTTTTCCTGCAGCAGCATATTCCACATGGTAGGAGCTGCAAAAAACTTTGTAATCTTCTCATCTGAGATTAACTGTAATACTTCTTTTGCATCAAAGTGATGGAGGATCGTATTTCTAGCCCCCACATGCACCCTCGGCAAAAAGGCACAGTGAAGCTCTGCACAGTGGAACATTGGAGCAGTCACGAGACCATTGTCACTGCTTTCAAGCTTAGTGGCTCCTATTACGATTAAACTTTGTTCAGCCATATCCCGGTGCCTGTGGACAACTCCTTTAGGCCTTCCAGTGGTACCGCTAGTGTACATGATCGCGTACAAGTCATTTTCGTCAATTTCTATTTCGATTTCATCGTGCGATGCTGCATCCACTTTTTCCCGATAGGATGAAGCATATCCGGGTGCATTGTCATCAATGTACCAGAAGGCTGTTTGCGGAAAACGTTTAGCAATTGGGGTAATGCCTGACTCCAGCATTTGTTCAAATAACACTACTTTTGGCTCTGCATCCTGAAGGATATAAGCAACTTCTTCTGACATCAGTCTAAAGTTGATCGGATTAAAAATGGCACCGATTTTTGCACATGCAAAGAATGCTGTTGCAAGCTCCTCTGTATTAAAAAGGTAGGTTGAGACCCTGTCACCCTTCCTGACTCCCGCATTCATTAAGGCATTCGCCAATTTATTGATCTCAAGACCCCATTCCCTATAAGTAAGACGCAGATTTTTTCTGACATCATACAGGGCTTCTTTATTCGGAAACTTTCCGGCAGTCAGATCAAAAACTCTTCCAATAGTAGTAGTCATTTTCATTCCTCCCCATTCTTCAGTCTAATCGTTCAATAATAGTCGCATTTGCCATCCCAAGGCCTTCACACATGGTCTGCAATCCATAGCGCCCCCCTGTTCTTTCGAGTTCATGCATCATGGTGACCATCAGCCGTGCACCGCTGCCTCCCAACGGATGGCCGAGTGCAATGGCACCGCCGTTTGGATTAAGCTTTGCAGGATCGGCTCCAGTTTCTTTCAGCCAGGCAAGCGGAACAGGAGCGAAAGCTTCGTTCACTTCAAACACATCGATGTCCTCAATAGCCATTCCAGCTTTCTTTAACACTTTCTCAGTTGCCGGTATCGGTCCAGTCAGCATTAAAGTAGGATCAGAGCCGACTGCTGTACGAGAAAGAATCCTGAACCTCGGCTTCATTCCAAGCTCCTCTGCTTTATCGCGTGACATAATTAATAGTGCTGCGGCTCCATCACTGATTTGACTTGAATTTCCTGCATGAATCACTCCATTCTCTTTAAAAACAGTCCTTAGGCTTCCAAGTGCTTCCAGTGACGTTTCCTTTCTGGGGCCAGAGTCCTCCGATACCGTCATGAGCTGCCCATCAGGCAATGTCACATCTAATGGTGCAATCTCTCTCTCAAAACGGCCTTCGGCCTGGGCTATTAAAGCCTTTTGGTGGCTCTCTAATGAATAGCGATCAAGTTCTTCTCTTGTAAAACCATATTTTTTAGCAATGCGTTCAGCCGATAAGCCCTGGTGGATGATTTCATGTCTTTCTGTCAGTTTTTCACTGAATCCGACACCCTGATAACTGGAACCGATAGGGACACGGGACATGCTTTCAACACCGCCTGCGATAACAATATCCATATCTCCCGCTAAAATCGCCTGAGCTGCAAAATGGACAGCCTGCTGGCTGGAGCCGCATTGGCGGTCAATGGTGGTCCCTGGCACTTCAATCGGAAAACCTGCGATCAATGCTGCGACCCTTGCAATATCCCCTGTTTGTTCGCCTATTTGCGAGACACATCCAAGAATGACATCATCAATGATTTGCGGATCTATACCTGCACGTCCGACAAGTGCCTTTAGTGCTTCAGCAGCCAGATCATCCGCCCTGATATCTTTTAAAAAGCCGTTTTTTCTTCCTACTGGTGTTCTGACACCTTCTACGATGACAGCCTCACGCATGCTTTCTCCTCCTTATAAACCCATGTTCTTCGCAATAATGGTTTTCATGATTTCATTTGTACCTGCATATATGCTGGCAACTGGTATATCCCTGTATCTCCTTGCAATCTCGTATTCTTCCATATAGCCATAGCCGCCATGAAGCTGCATGCATTCAGCAGCAATATTCCGGGCATTTTCTGTAAGCTTCCATTTCGCCATGGAGACCTTTGTAACTACATCTTTTCCTGCCATATGCTCTGTAATCAATTGATCAAGGAACGTCCTTCCCATTTCTATATCTGTTGCCATTTCGGCAACCTTAAATTGAGTGTTTTGAAACTGGCTGACCGGTTTTCCGAATGCCTCGCGATTCTTAACATATTCCACTGTTAAATTAAGCATTTCCTCTGCAGCCACCTGGGCAGCGATTGCTACGACAAGTCTTTCCTGCTGCAGCTTTTCCATCAAATATAGAAAACCTTTCCCTTCTTCTCCAATCAGATTTTCTTTCGGAATCTTGCAATCTTCAAAAATTAACTCTGCCGTATCCTGACAGTGAAGACCGACCTTGTTTAATTTTCTTCCTCTTGTAAATCCCTTTGTTCCCCTCTCGATCGCAAGCAAGCTTACCCCTTTATGCCGGGGAACTGCATTGGGATTAGTTTTACAGGCTATGATGATTAAATCGGAATGAATTCCATTGGTTATAAAGGTCTTTTCGCCATTCACTATGTAATGGTCCCCTTCAAGCCTTGCTGTCGTTCTGATGCCGGCTAAATCAGATCCGGCGCCAGGTTCAGTCATTGCGATAGCAGTAATGATTTCACCTCCTGCACACTTTGGCAGCCACCTTTCCTTTTGCTCATCTGTTCCATAAGCAGTAATGTAAGGAACAACAATATCATTGTGGAGCCCAATTCCCACCATGCCTGAGCCAACCCGTTCAAGTTCTTCATTAATGACTACTGAGAAGCCCCAATCAACATTGCTTCCGCCATATTTTTCTTCAATATCAGGGCATAAAAAACCCTGCTCCCCCATCTTGTGCCAAAAATCACGGGGAATGATCCTGTCCTCTTCCCATTTGTCATAATTCGGATAGGCTTCCTTCTCTAAAAACTTACGCAAAGATTCCCGAAAAATTTCATGCTCTTCCTGAATGTATGAAGCAGCCATATTATGATCCTCCGAATCTAAAATTTTTTTGACATAACACAAAGTATTATTCACTGCCTTTGTAAAGGCTTACAATTATATTGTACAATAATTATCAATATTTTTAGAACATTTAAAATATATTTTTCAAAAAAAACCTATCCTTTGTAAAAAGGGCAGGTTCTCTCATTTACTTTGGCTGCATGCGGATGCCGCCATCCAGACGGATAGTTTCTCCATTCAGCATAGGATTCACTAAAATACTCTCAGCCAGCCTGGCATACTCCTCAGGATATCCAAGCCTTGAAGGAAAAGGCACCATTTTCCCCAATGAATCCCTTGCCTCCTCAGGAAGCGATTCAAACATTGGTGTATTAAACAATCCAGGGGCAATCGTCATAACACGAATCCCATAACCCGCCAGTTCTCTGGCAATTGGCAAGGTCATCGCAACCACACCGCCTTTTGATGCACTATATGCAGCCTGGCCAATTTGTCCTTCAAAGGCTGCTACGGAAGCCGTGTTAATAATGACGCCTCTTTCACCTTGATCATTCGGATCATTCTTTGCCATTTGTTCAGCAGCCAGACGAATGACATTAAAAGTTCCGACCAGATTAATCTTAATGACCTTTTGGAACATGTCCAGTGTATGGACTCCCTTTCGACCAATCAGCTTGGCGGCAATTCCTATGCCGGCACAGTTAACTGCAGTATTAAAGCTGCCAAATTGTTCAGAAGCGAATGCCACTGCTCTCTGCACGTCTTCTTCTTTTGTTACATCCGTTTTCAAAAAATGAACATTTCCCCCCAGTTCCTTGATTAGATGGCTTGCCCGATCTTCAGCCAAATCTGCAATAAGAACTTTTCCGCCGCATCCGGCTATTTTTCTCACAGT includes:
- a CDS encoding fatty acid--CoA ligase, which codes for MTTTIGRVFDLTAGKFPNKEALYDVRKNLRLTYREWGLEINKLANALMNAGVRKGDRVSTYLFNTEELATAFFACAKIGAIFNPINFRLMSEEVAYILQDAEPKVVLFEQMLESGITPIAKRFPQTAFWYIDDNAPGYASSYREKVDAASHDEIEIEIDENDLYAIMYTSGTTGRPKGVVHRHRDMAEQSLIVIGATKLESSDNGLVTAPMFHCAELHCAFLPRVHVGARNTILHHFDAKEVLQLISDEKITKFFAAPTMWNMLLQENLSHYNLQSLKMGLYGAAPMAPALVYACREKLGISLVQAYGMTEMGPAITFLSENDQIRKAGSAGQACLNHEIRIVRPNENGPSDPDDVVPAGETGEIIVKGPCMMSGYFNRDEANDLAMHGGWYHSGDIGYLDDEGYLYVKDRVDDMIISGGENIYPREVEDILYTHNGVLDVAVIGQPDDRWGETVTAFVVKKDPALSENELDELCRNSDELANYKRPRKYVFCEALPRNASGKIQKFMLRKQLEDLFADGKI
- a CDS encoding thiolase family protein — encoded protein: MREAVIVEGVRTPVGRKNGFLKDIRADDLAAEALKALVGRAGIDPQIIDDVILGCVSQIGEQTGDIARVAALIAGFPIEVPGTTIDRQCGSSQQAVHFAAQAILAGDMDIVIAGGVESMSRVPIGSSYQGVGFSEKLTERHEIIHQGLSAERIAKKYGFTREELDRYSLESHQKALIAQAEGRFEREIAPLDVTLPDGQLMTVSEDSGPRKETSLEALGSLRTVFKENGVIHAGNSSQISDGAAALLIMSRDKAEELGMKPRFRILSRTAVGSDPTLMLTGPIPATEKVLKKAGMAIEDIDVFEVNEAFAPVPLAWLKETGADPAKLNPNGGAIALGHPLGGSGARLMVTMMHELERTGGRYGLQTMCEGLGMANATIIERLD
- a CDS encoding acyl-CoA dehydrogenase family protein encodes the protein MAASYIQEEHEIFRESLRKFLEKEAYPNYDKWEEDRIIPRDFWHKMGEQGFLCPDIEEKYGGSNVDWGFSVVINEELERVGSGMVGIGLHNDIVVPYITAYGTDEQKERWLPKCAGGEIITAIAMTEPGAGSDLAGIRTTARLEGDHYIVNGEKTFITNGIHSDLIIIACKTNPNAVPRHKGVSLLAIERGTKGFTRGRKLNKVGLHCQDTAELIFEDCKIPKENLIGEEGKGFLYLMEKLQQERLVVAIAAQVAAEEMLNLTVEYVKNREAFGKPVSQFQNTQFKVAEMATDIEMGRTFLDQLITEHMAGKDVVTKVSMAKWKLTENARNIAAECMQLHGGYGYMEEYEIARRYRDIPVASIYAGTNEIMKTIIAKNMGL
- a CDS encoding 3-hydroxyacyl-CoA dehydrogenase, coding for MEVKDCRAIITGGASGLGEATVRKIAGCGGKVLIADLAEDRASHLIKELGGNVHFLKTDVTKEEDVQRAVAFASEQFGSFNTAVNCAGIGIAAKLIGRKGVHTLDMFQKVIKINLVGTFNVIRLAAEQMAKNDPNDQGERGVIINTASVAAFEGQIGQAAYSASKGGVVAMTLPIARELAGYGIRVMTIAPGLFNTPMFESLPEEARDSLGKMVPFPSRLGYPEEYARLAESILVNPMLNGETIRLDGGIRMQPK